In one Methylobacterium sp. SyP6R genomic region, the following are encoded:
- a CDS encoding ABC transporter permease, whose amino-acid sequence MAGYILRRLLAAIPVLAIVAVLVFLMLRLTPGDPAAVIAGDNASSEQIAQVRQKLGLDQPLPAQFAIWIGNLLHGNLGESFFFKKSIGELILGRIEPTLSLAAATMLIAVCLAIPLGVVAAYRHGSWLDRIVMGVSVLGFSVPVFVIGYGMIYLFSITLGWFPVQGYQPLSGGLSGYLHRLVLPAVTLSVVYIALIARMTRASVLEVLNEDYIRTARAKGQVERKILFRHALKNAAVPIVTVVGIGIALLIGGVVVTESVFAIPGLGRLTVDAVLARDYPTIQALILMFSGVYVLINLLIDLTYSLFDPRIRH is encoded by the coding sequence ATGGCCGGCTATATCCTGCGGCGGTTGCTCGCCGCCATCCCGGTCCTGGCGATCGTCGCGGTGCTGGTCTTCCTGATGCTGCGGCTCACCCCCGGCGACCCGGCGGCGGTGATCGCCGGGGACAACGCCTCGAGCGAGCAGATCGCACAGGTGCGCCAGAAGCTCGGCCTCGACCAGCCGCTGCCGGCGCAGTTCGCGATCTGGATCGGCAACCTCCTCCACGGCAATCTCGGCGAATCGTTCTTCTTCAAGAAGAGCATCGGCGAGCTGATCCTCGGGCGGATCGAGCCGACCCTGTCGCTCGCCGCCGCCACGATGCTGATCGCGGTCTGTCTGGCGATCCCGCTCGGCGTCGTGGCGGCCTACCGGCACGGCTCCTGGCTCGACCGGATCGTGATGGGCGTGTCGGTGCTGGGCTTCTCGGTGCCGGTCTTCGTGATCGGCTACGGGATGATCTACCTCTTCTCGATCACGCTCGGCTGGTTCCCGGTCCAGGGTTACCAGCCGCTCTCCGGGGGCTTGAGCGGCTACCTGCACCGGCTGGTCCTGCCGGCCGTGACCCTGTCGGTCGTCTACATCGCACTCATCGCCCGGATGACCCGGGCGAGCGTGCTGGAGGTCCTGAACGAGGATTACATCCGCACCGCCCGGGCCAAGGGCCAGGTCGAGCGCAAGATCCTGTTTCGGCACGCCCTCAAGAACGCCGCGGTGCCGATCGTCACCGTGGTCGGCATCGGCATCGCGCTCCTCATCGGCGGCGTGGTGGTGACCGAGAGCGTCTTTGCCATCCCCGGCCTCGGCCGCCTCACGGTCGATGCGGTGCTGGCCCGGGACTACCCGACGATCCAGGCGCTGATCCTGATGTTCTCGGGCGTCTACGTCCTCATCAACCTCCTGATCGACCTGACCTACAGCCTGTTCGACCCGAGGATCCGCCATTGA
- a CDS encoding ABC transporter permease translates to MSAEPTLLAAAAAAPLPPGRTLAARLVRNPVVAIGAGFLLLMALIGAFAPLLGTLDPAAINPATRNRPPGFERTLRAEDGTATTYRHRMGTDSLGRDVYSRVLYGARVSLAIAVSVAALSLAIGLFLGLVAGYIRPLDGPIMRLMDGLMAIPGILLAIAVVSLFRAGLPAVIAAIVVPEIPRVVRLVRSIVLSVREEPYVEAAIMAGTRLPLLMARHILPNTIAPLIVQGTFIAASAILVEAVLSFLGIGIPPEIPSWGNIMAEGRNLFRVYPHNILYPGIFLGLTVLAVNMLGDGLRDTLDPKMTGR, encoded by the coding sequence TTGAGTGCCGAGCCGACCCTGCTGGCGGCCGCCGCGGCAGCGCCCCTGCCGCCCGGCCGCACCCTCGCCGCCCGCCTCGTGCGCAACCCGGTCGTCGCGATCGGCGCCGGCTTCCTTCTCCTGATGGCGCTGATCGGTGCCTTCGCGCCGCTTCTCGGCACCCTCGACCCGGCCGCGATCAACCCGGCGACCCGCAACCGCCCGCCGGGCTTCGAGCGCACGCTCCGGGCCGAGGATGGCACGGCCACGACCTATCGTCACCGGATGGGCACCGACAGCCTGGGGCGCGACGTCTACAGCCGGGTGCTCTACGGCGCCCGGGTCTCCCTCGCCATCGCCGTCTCGGTGGCGGCGCTGTCGCTCGCCATCGGTCTCTTCCTCGGCCTGGTGGCCGGCTACATCCGTCCCCTCGACGGGCCGATCATGCGGCTGATGGACGGCTTGATGGCGATCCCCGGCATCCTGCTGGCCATCGCGGTGGTGTCGCTGTTCCGGGCCGGTCTTCCGGCGGTCATCGCGGCGATCGTGGTGCCGGAGATCCCCCGGGTGGTCCGGCTGGTGCGCTCGATCGTGCTCTCGGTGCGGGAGGAACCTTACGTCGAGGCCGCGATCATGGCCGGCACCCGCCTGCCGCTGCTGATGGCGCGCCACATCCTGCCCAACACCATCGCGCCCTTGATCGTGCAGGGCACCTTCATCGCCGCCTCGGCGATCCTGGTCGAGGCGGTCCTGTCCTTTCTCGGCATCGGCATCCCGCCTGAGATCCCGAGCTGGGGCAACATCATGGCGGAGGGGCGCAACCTGTTCCGGGTCTATCCGCACAACATCCTGTATCCGGGGATCTTCCTCGGCCTGACGGTGCTCGCCGTGAACATGCTGGGCGACGGCCTGCGCGACACCCTCGATCCGAAGATGACCGGCCGATGA
- a CDS encoding ABC transporter permease, producing the protein MSDIALPRAEGTVRRPAFLPAPASVAASAAWFGLAALVALPPDLGDFGLTRELAIGLAGFGALVLAAGFLRPGEAGPIHRIQGWSPWLIVLAALLGLWEVATAKRAWLPMPFFPPPQAILEVFVEDYARLADSVWHSLRLLAGGYALGALAGFTLGVAVGWSRSVGYWVHPVLRFVGPLPATAWLPLAFFVFPSSGAASTFLVALATGFPVTVLTWSGIAGVNKAYYDVARTLGAREGFLILKVAIPAALPHVFVGLFMGLGSSFAVLVVAEMLGVKAGLGWYLQWAQGWAAYANMYAALAVMALACSGLITLLFRLRDRLLSWQKGLVQW; encoded by the coding sequence ATGAGCGACATCGCGCTTCCCCGGGCGGAGGGCACCGTCCGGCGCCCCGCCTTCCTGCCCGCCCCTGCCTCCGTCGCGGCGTCGGCCGCCTGGTTCGGGCTCGCCGCCCTCGTGGCGCTGCCGCCCGACCTCGGCGATTTCGGCCTCACCCGCGAACTCGCCATCGGTCTCGCCGGGTTCGGAGCCCTGGTCCTGGCGGCCGGCTTCCTGCGTCCCGGCGAGGCCGGCCCGATCCACCGGATCCAGGGCTGGTCGCCCTGGCTGATCGTGCTCGCCGCCCTGCTGGGCCTATGGGAGGTGGCGACCGCCAAGCGCGCCTGGCTGCCGATGCCGTTCTTCCCGCCGCCGCAGGCGATCCTGGAGGTCTTCGTCGAGGATTACGCGCGGCTCGCCGACAGCGTCTGGCATTCCCTGCGGCTGCTGGCCGGCGGCTACGCCCTCGGGGCGCTCGCCGGCTTCACCCTCGGGGTCGCGGTCGGCTGGTCGCGGAGCGTCGGCTACTGGGTGCATCCGGTTTTGCGCTTCGTCGGCCCGCTGCCGGCCACCGCCTGGCTGCCGCTCGCGTTCTTCGTCTTCCCGTCGAGCGGCGCGGCCTCGACCTTCCTCGTTGCGCTTGCCACCGGCTTTCCCGTCACGGTGCTGACCTGGTCGGGCATCGCCGGGGTCAACAAGGCGTATTACGACGTCGCCCGGACGCTCGGTGCCCGCGAAGGCTTCCTGATCCTCAAGGTGGCGATCCCGGCGGCCCTGCCGCACGTCTTCGTCGGGCTGTTCATGGGGCTCGGCAGCTCCTTCGCGGTGCTGGTGGTGGCCGAGATGCTGGGCGTGAAAGCCGGCCTCGGCTGGTACCTGCAATGGGCGCAGGGCTGGGCGGCCTACGCCAACATGTACGCGGCGCTGGCCGTGATGGCGCTGGCCTGCTCGGGTCTGATCACCCTGCTGTTCCGGCTGCGCGACCGTCTCCTGTCCTGGCAGAAGGGCCTCGTCCAATGGTAG
- a CDS encoding ABC transporter substrate-binding protein — protein MTLPHPTHPESRRRFLARAAALGLATPFGLVGSPSSAGLLPVPDLPGTPICRVAAEGPAPKGTPRPIKLAWNASAICTAAAPVAKESGIFARHGLDVEFVNFGGSTEQLLEAIATGKADAGIGMALRWLKPLEQGFDVKVTAGIHGGCMRLLGATSAGATSLESLKGKVIAVSDQASPAKNFFSLLLAKRGIDPEREVEWRVYPMDLLNLAVEKGEAQALADGDPRTFLWAKDARLTEIANNLSAEYHDRTCCILALRGALVRDERPVAAALTRALLEAGTQVAHDPDYAAKIYAGYGGKGSVDELAAMLRSHTHHHHPLGAELKQQIAAYIDELKTVKVIRARTDAKQFAERVYADVLS, from the coding sequence ATGACGCTCCCCCACCCCACGCATCCGGAATCCCGCCGCCGCTTCCTCGCCCGCGCCGCGGCCCTGGGTCTCGCGACACCTTTCGGCCTCGTCGGCTCCCCCTCCTCGGCCGGGCTCCTGCCGGTCCCCGACCTCCCCGGCACGCCGATCTGCCGGGTTGCCGCCGAGGGGCCGGCGCCGAAAGGCACGCCGCGGCCGATCAAGCTCGCCTGGAACGCCTCGGCGATCTGCACCGCGGCCGCGCCCGTCGCCAAGGAGAGCGGGATCTTCGCCCGGCATGGTCTCGACGTGGAGTTCGTCAATTTCGGCGGCTCGACCGAGCAATTGCTGGAGGCGATCGCCACCGGCAAGGCGGATGCCGGCATCGGCATGGCGCTGCGCTGGCTCAAGCCCCTGGAGCAGGGCTTCGACGTCAAGGTCACGGCCGGCATCCATGGCGGCTGCATGCGGCTGCTCGGCGCCACCTCCGCCGGGGCGACCAGCCTGGAATCGCTGAAGGGCAAGGTGATCGCAGTGAGCGACCAGGCCTCGCCGGCCAAGAACTTCTTCAGCCTGCTGCTCGCCAAGCGCGGCATCGATCCCGAGCGCGAGGTCGAGTGGCGGGTCTATCCGATGGATCTCCTCAACCTCGCGGTCGAGAAGGGCGAGGCGCAGGCGCTGGCCGACGGCGATCCGCGCACCTTCCTGTGGGCGAAGGACGCCCGCCTGACCGAGATCGCCAACAACCTCTCGGCCGAGTACCACGACCGCACCTGCTGCATCCTGGCGCTTCGCGGCGCCCTGGTGCGCGACGAGCGTCCGGTGGCTGCGGCGCTGACACGGGCGCTGCTGGAGGCCGGCACCCAGGTCGCGCACGATCCGGACTATGCGGCCAAGATCTATGCCGGCTATGGCGGCAAGGGCTCGGTGGACGAACTCGCCGCGATGCTGCGCAGCCACACGCATCATCACCACCCCCTCGGGGCCGAGCTGAAGCAGCAGATCGCCGCCTATATCGACGAGCTGAAGACCGTGAAGGTGATCCGCGCCCGCACCGACGCGAAGCAATTCGCCGAGCGCGTCTATGCCGACGTCCTGAGCTGA
- a CDS encoding histidine phosphatase family protein: MILLRHGQSQFNLHFHATGVDPGIVDAPLTPLGHEQAEAASRALAGEGVRRILCSPLTRALQTAAPVASRLDLPVLVTPTVRERRGASCDIGTCRTDLARAWPHLDLNHLDEVWWREAEDEADHEPDHLFDARTASFRAGMEGDPDWAHTLVVCHWGFIMAVTGCSLANGEWVRCRMDAGGRLVAVER, from the coding sequence ATGATCCTGCTTCGCCATGGCCAGAGCCAGTTCAACCTCCACTTCCACGCCACCGGCGTCGATCCCGGCATCGTCGATGCGCCCCTGACGCCGCTCGGCCACGAACAGGCGGAGGCCGCCTCCCGCGCGCTCGCGGGGGAGGGGGTACGGCGCATCCTGTGCTCGCCGCTCACCCGTGCGCTCCAGACCGCCGCCCCGGTCGCGTCGCGCCTGGACCTCCCCGTCCTGGTCACGCCGACGGTGCGGGAGCGCCGCGGCGCGAGCTGCGACATCGGCACCTGCCGCACCGACCTCGCCCGCGCCTGGCCCCATCTCGACCTGAACCACCTGGACGAGGTCTGGTGGCGGGAGGCCGAGGACGAGGCCGACCATGAGCCGGATCACCTGTTCGACGCGCGCACCGCGTCCTTCCGGGCCGGGATGGAGGGTGATCCCGACTGGGCCCACACCCTGGTCGTGTGCCACTGGGGATTCATCATGGCGGTCACCGGATGCAGCCTCGCCAACGGCGAGTGGGTCCGCTGCCGGATGGATGCGGGCGGGCGGCTGGTGGCGGTCGAGCGTTGA
- a CDS encoding ABC transporter ATP-binding protein: MVAGLVAPSRTPARTPASVAPAPVPAEGAALSLRDVRHAFALKKAPLPVLDGVSFDVAPGAFVALLGPSGCGKSTLLRLVAGLEPPNEGRIAVDGAPLRGPHPSRGLVFQDPTLYPWRSVIGNVAIGPEARGRLRAERGRVEEALALVGLSGFADAFPHQLSGGMAQRVALARALVNAPPLLLLDEPLGKLDSLTRLAMQAELVRLWRDKGFTALLVTHDVEEALMLAQRILVFSDRPARIRADIACDRPYPRHREDPGVVADRRAILDLLGTA, encoded by the coding sequence ATGGTAGCCGGCCTGGTCGCCCCGTCCCGAACTCCCGCCCGAACCCCCGCCTCCGTGGCGCCCGCCCCGGTCCCGGCGGAGGGCGCCGCTCTCTCGCTGCGCGACGTGCGCCACGCCTTCGCCCTGAAGAAGGCGCCGCTCCCGGTCCTCGACGGCGTGTCGTTCGACGTCGCGCCCGGCGCCTTCGTGGCCCTGCTCGGGCCCTCGGGCTGCGGGAAGTCGACCCTGCTGCGCCTCGTCGCCGGGTTGGAGCCGCCGAACGAGGGCCGGATCGCCGTCGACGGCGCTCCCTTGCGCGGCCCGCATCCCTCCCGCGGCCTCGTGTTCCAGGACCCGACGCTCTATCCCTGGCGCAGCGTCATCGGCAACGTCGCAATCGGCCCCGAAGCCCGCGGACGCCTGAGGGCGGAACGCGGGCGCGTCGAGGAGGCGCTCGCTCTGGTCGGGCTCTCCGGCTTTGCCGACGCCTTCCCGCACCAGCTCTCGGGCGGCATGGCGCAGCGGGTGGCGCTGGCCCGGGCCCTCGTCAATGCGCCGCCGCTGCTGCTGCTCGACGAGCCTCTGGGCAAGCTCGATTCGCTGACCCGCCTGGCGATGCAGGCCGAGCTGGTGCGCCTGTGGCGGGACAAGGGGTTCACCGCGCTCCTCGTCACCCACGACGTCGAGGAGGCCCTGATGCTGGCCCAGCGCATCCTGGTCTTCTCGGACCGCCCGGCCCGGATCAGGGCCGACATCGCATGCGACCGGCCCTATCCGCGCCACCGCGAGGATCCGGGCGTCGTCGCCGACCGACGCGCCATCCTGGACCTTCTGGGCACCGCCTGA
- a CDS encoding amidase: MTLAMTWEEWAQHDACGLAARVRAGEVTAAELAAQAAAGVALTNPATSAVIELFDDCVADPARDGTDLDGAFAGVPFLMKDLGPTLKGRLQEMGSLLMRGHRASSDSHLTGRMRKAGLNLIGRTTTPEFGVCSSAENPAVYVTRNPWNLDYTTCGSSAGSAAAVASGVVPMAHATDGGGSIRIPAGVNGNLGLKPSRGVFSIAPYGSDLTSVVSIQGCQSRSVRDTATFVDLCRGGAPGEFMPYWTAPEPYATLIERDPGRLRIALSHEWGDYRAVPHHVAELERIGRFLEGLGHQVEWALPAVDIRAAFRAQTTCYVTNFAQTINGLLALKGLERPPEDLIEPMNIRIWEAGRHASYAERTAMQATFNTTARGFGAFFEDWDIILTPITALPTPKVGTTEYLTISDEPSVYAWFENLWRNFAYTPLANLCGLPALSMPLAWNEHGLPLGIQAQAAQGRDGLLLQLAAQVERATGGKWNDGRRPGVHVAAKG, encoded by the coding sequence ATGACCCTCGCCATGACCTGGGAGGAATGGGCGCAGCACGATGCCTGCGGGCTCGCCGCGCGGGTGCGCGCCGGGGAGGTGACGGCGGCGGAACTCGCCGCGCAGGCGGCGGCCGGCGTGGCGCTGACCAACCCGGCGACCAGCGCCGTGATCGAGCTGTTCGACGATTGCGTCGCCGACCCGGCCCGGGACGGAACCGACCTCGACGGCGCCTTCGCGGGCGTGCCGTTCCTGATGAAGGATCTCGGGCCGACCCTCAAAGGCCGGCTCCAGGAGATGGGCTCGCTGCTGATGCGCGGCCATCGCGCCTCGTCGGACAGCCATCTCACGGGCCGGATGCGCAAGGCCGGCTTGAACCTCATCGGCCGCACCACCACGCCGGAATTCGGCGTGTGCAGCTCGGCGGAGAACCCGGCGGTCTACGTCACCCGCAACCCGTGGAACCTCGACTACACCACCTGCGGCTCCTCGGCCGGCTCGGCCGCCGCGGTGGCCTCGGGCGTGGTGCCGATGGCGCATGCCACCGACGGGGGCGGCTCGATCCGCATCCCGGCCGGCGTCAACGGCAATCTCGGGCTCAAGCCCTCCCGCGGCGTGTTCTCGATCGCGCCCTACGGGTCGGATCTCACCAGCGTCGTGTCGATCCAGGGCTGCCAGTCGCGCAGCGTGCGCGACACCGCGACCTTCGTCGACCTTTGCCGCGGCGGGGCGCCCGGCGAGTTCATGCCCTACTGGACCGCGCCCGAGCCCTACGCCACGCTGATCGAACGCGATCCGGGCCGGTTGCGCATCGCGCTCTCGCACGAATGGGGCGATTACCGCGCCGTGCCCCACCACGTCGCCGAACTGGAGCGGATCGGGCGCTTCCTCGAAGGGCTCGGCCACCAGGTCGAGTGGGCGCTCCCGGCGGTCGACATCAGGGCCGCCTTCCGGGCCCAGACCACCTGCTACGTCACCAACTTCGCCCAGACCATCAACGGGCTCCTCGCCCTGAAGGGCCTCGAGCGTCCGCCCGAAGACCTGATCGAGCCGATGAACATCCGGATCTGGGAGGCCGGGCGGCACGCGAGCTACGCCGAGCGCACGGCGATGCAGGCGACGTTCAACACCACGGCGCGGGGCTTCGGCGCCTTCTTCGAGGACTGGGACATCATCCTGACCCCGATCACCGCCCTTCCGACGCCTAAGGTCGGCACCACCGAGTACCTGACGATCAGCGACGAGCCATCGGTCTACGCCTGGTTCGAGAACCTGTGGCGCAACTTCGCCTATACGCCGCTCGCCAACCTGTGCGGCCTGCCCGCCCTGTCGATGCCGCTGGCCTGGAACGAGCACGGCCTGCCGCTCGGCATCCAGGCCCAGGCGGCGCAAGGGCGGGACGGGTTGCTGCTGCAGCTCGCCGCGCAGGTGGAACGGGCGACCGGGGGGAAATGGAACGACGGGCGGCGGCCGGGGGTGCATGTCGCAGCGAAGGGCTGA
- a CDS encoding M81 family metallopeptidase — translation MKLFIAALGTETNTFSPIPTGRAAFLDDLYVETGASHGSDHWFAGPMRVWRALGEAAGYEIVESLAAFAPPGGPTRQDVWVELRDRVLGDLRAAGPVDMVLFNLHGAMIADVQDDCEGELVAAAREIVGQEVTIGVELDLHCHLTDRIVAACDVLLTYKEYPHIDVDDRARDLFRLCDDTRHGRIRPVIAVADCRMLAVWRTPNQPTRGFVDRMSAAEGRDGILSLSLAHGFPWADIPDVGAKVVAVTDGDPDRAKTTAEALARELWEMREATTDRLLTLDEAVQAALSPEAGVTVLADVSDNAGAGSASDSTVLLRALVEAGATRCAIGSFWDPVAVRLCREAGEGARLSLRIGGKTGPMSGDPIDLTVQVLGIRPDAVQTYGNGKQPMGDCVMVEAGGLHIVLNASRTQVFQPSVFEQFGVALTDYATVFVKSAQHFNAGFAPRADRILHVAVPGSANPDFARLRLPRASRPLWPIVADPFREPA, via the coding sequence GTGAAGCTCTTCATCGCCGCGCTCGGCACCGAGACCAACACCTTCTCGCCGATCCCGACCGGGCGCGCCGCCTTCCTGGACGACCTCTACGTCGAGACCGGTGCCTCGCACGGCTCGGATCACTGGTTCGCGGGCCCGATGCGGGTCTGGCGCGCGCTCGGTGAGGCCGCCGGCTACGAGATCGTCGAGAGCCTGGCCGCCTTCGCGCCGCCCGGCGGGCCGACGCGCCAGGACGTCTGGGTGGAGTTGCGCGACCGCGTGCTGGGCGATCTGCGTGCCGCCGGTCCGGTCGACATGGTCCTGTTCAACCTCCACGGCGCGATGATCGCCGACGTGCAAGACGATTGCGAGGGCGAGCTCGTCGCCGCGGCGCGGGAGATCGTGGGGCAAGAGGTGACGATCGGGGTCGAGCTCGACCTGCATTGCCACCTGACCGACCGGATCGTCGCGGCCTGCGACGTGCTGCTCACCTACAAGGAATATCCGCATATCGACGTCGACGACCGGGCCCGCGACCTCTTCCGCCTCTGCGACGACACCCGGCACGGGCGCATCCGGCCCGTGATCGCAGTCGCCGATTGCCGGATGCTGGCGGTGTGGCGCACGCCCAACCAGCCCACCCGTGGCTTCGTCGACCGGATGAGCGCGGCCGAGGGGCGGGACGGCATCCTGTCCCTGTCGCTGGCCCACGGCTTCCCCTGGGCCGACATCCCGGATGTCGGCGCCAAGGTGGTGGCGGTGACCGACGGCGATCCGGACCGGGCCAAGACGACGGCCGAGGCGCTCGCCCGCGAGCTGTGGGAGATGCGCGAGGCGACCACCGACCGACTGCTGACCCTCGACGAGGCGGTGCAGGCGGCGCTCTCGCCCGAGGCCGGCGTGACGGTGCTGGCCGACGTCTCGGACAATGCCGGGGCGGGCTCGGCGAGCGATTCGACTGTTCTGCTGCGCGCGCTCGTCGAGGCCGGCGCGACCCGGTGCGCCATCGGCAGCTTCTGGGACCCGGTCGCGGTCCGGCTCTGCCGCGAGGCCGGCGAAGGCGCGCGCCTCAGCCTCCGCATCGGCGGCAAGACCGGCCCGATGTCGGGCGATCCCATCGATCTGACGGTGCAGGTGCTCGGCATCCGGCCCGACGCGGTCCAGACCTACGGCAACGGCAAGCAGCCGATGGGCGATTGCGTGATGGTCGAGGCGGGCGGCCTGCACATCGTGCTCAACGCCTCGCGCACCCAGGTCTTCCAGCCGAGCGTGTTCGAGCAGTTCGGCGTAGCACTGACCGACTACGCCACCGTGTTCGTGAAGTCGGCCCAGCACTTCAATGCCGGCTTCGCCCCGCGGGCCGACCGCATCCTCCACGTCGCCGTGCCGGGCAGCGCCAATCCCGATTTCGCGCGCTTGCGCCTGCCGAGGGCGTCGCGCCCGCTCTGGCCGATCGTCGCCGATCCGTTCCGCGAACCGGCCTGA
- a CDS encoding ABC transporter ATP-binding protein, with protein sequence MSTASSPVLDVENLAIALPGGGDRLRAVDGVSFTVAPGEIVCVVGESGSGKSVTAFSVMGLLAKVLKPVAGAIRLNGEDVLTASPQRLRALRGDRMAMIFQEPMTALNPVLTVGDQIEEVLRIHTDLGASERRAKVLAMLEAMHLPDPERMHASYPHQLSGGQRQRVMIAAALILDPALLIADEPTTALDVTTQAQILRLIREMQARRGTGVLFITHDFGVVAEIADRVVVMQHGRIVEQGPAMQVLGNPQHPYTRMLIAAVPTMAPARRPPVTGALALETAALAKTYRSGGLFKKTREVHAAAEVALRIRRGETVGIVGESGSGKSTVARCIARLIAPSGGQIMVADRDIARLPERKLRPLRQKIQVVFQDPFRSLNPRRTVGASIVEGPVNFGMSPDAAMAKARELMGLVGLDPSALARYPHQFSGGQRQRIALARALAMEPEILIADEAVSALDVSVQRQVLALLDDVQRRFDLAILFITHDLRVAAQICDRLIVMQRGRIVEEGPTAEVFARPQAAYTRALIEAAPGREFGRGEHLPEAASA encoded by the coding sequence ATGAGCACCGCATCCTCCCCCGTTCTCGACGTCGAGAACCTCGCCATCGCGCTTCCCGGCGGCGGCGACCGGCTCCGCGCCGTCGACGGTGTCTCCTTCACGGTCGCCCCCGGCGAGATCGTCTGCGTCGTCGGCGAATCCGGCTCGGGCAAGTCGGTCACCGCCTTCTCGGTGATGGGGCTCCTCGCCAAGGTGCTGAAACCCGTCGCCGGCGCGATCCGGCTCAACGGCGAGGACGTGCTGACGGCAAGCCCGCAGCGCCTGCGGGCGCTTCGCGGCGACCGGATGGCGATGATCTTCCAGGAGCCGATGACGGCCCTGAACCCTGTGCTGACCGTCGGCGACCAGATCGAGGAAGTCCTGCGCATCCACACCGACCTCGGGGCGTCGGAGCGCCGGGCCAAGGTGCTGGCGATGCTGGAGGCCATGCACCTGCCCGATCCGGAGCGGATGCACGCCTCCTATCCCCACCAGCTTTCCGGCGGCCAGCGCCAGCGGGTGATGATCGCGGCGGCCCTGATCCTCGATCCCGCCCTTCTCATCGCCGACGAGCCGACGACGGCGCTCGACGTCACGACGCAAGCGCAGATCCTGCGGTTGATCCGCGAGATGCAGGCGCGGCGCGGCACCGGCGTCCTGTTCATCACCCACGATTTCGGCGTGGTGGCGGAGATCGCCGACCGCGTGGTGGTGATGCAGCACGGCCGCATCGTCGAGCAGGGGCCGGCGATGCAGGTTCTGGGCAACCCGCAGCATCCCTACACAAGGATGCTGATCGCCGCCGTGCCGACGATGGCGCCCGCAAGGCGGCCGCCGGTGACCGGGGCGCTGGCTTTGGAGACGGCGGCCCTCGCGAAGACCTATCGCAGCGGCGGCCTGTTCAAGAAGACTCGCGAGGTCCACGCCGCCGCCGAGGTGGCACTCCGGATCCGGCGCGGCGAGACGGTCGGCATCGTCGGCGAATCGGGCTCGGGCAAGTCCACGGTGGCGCGCTGCATCGCCCGGCTGATCGCCCCGAGCGGCGGGCAGATCATGGTCGCCGACCGGGACATCGCCCGCCTTCCCGAGCGAAAGCTCCGGCCGTTGCGCCAGAAAATCCAGGTTGTGTTCCAGGACCCGTTCCGCTCGCTCAACCCGCGCCGGACGGTGGGCGCCTCGATCGTCGAGGGGCCGGTGAATTTCGGCATGAGCCCCGATGCGGCGATGGCGAAGGCGCGGGAGCTGATGGGCCTCGTCGGGCTCGACCCGTCGGCGCTCGCCCGCTACCCGCACCAGTTCTCCGGCGGCCAGCGCCAGCGCATCGCGCTCGCCCGGGCGCTCGCCATGGAGCCCGAGATCCTGATCGCCGACGAGGCGGTCTCGGCCCTCGACGTCTCGGTGCAGCGCCAGGTGCTGGCCCTCCTCGACGACGTGCAACGGCGCTTCGACCTCGCGATCCTGTTCATCACGCACGACCTGCGGGTGGCGGCGCAGATCTGCGACCGGCTGATCGTGATGCAGCGCGGCCGGATCGTCGAGGAGGGCCCGACGGCGGAGGTCTTCGCCCGGCCGCAGGCGGCCTATACCCGCGCGCTGATCGAGGCGGCGCCTGGGCGGGAATTCGGGCGGGGGGAGCATCTTCCCGAAGCGGCTTCCGCCTGA